A genomic region of Methanocaldococcus sp. contains the following coding sequences:
- a CDS encoding 2-isopropylmalate synthase codes for MKKVRIFDTTLRDGEQTPGVSLTPNDKLEIAKKLDELRVDVIEAGSAMTSKGEREAIKLITKEGLDAEICSFVRALPIDIDAALECDVDSVHLVVPTSPIHMKYKLRKTEDEVLESALKAVEYAKDHGLIVELSAEDATRSDVNFLIKLFNEGEKVGADRVCVCDTVGVLTPQKSQELFKKITENVNLPVSVHCHNDFGMATANTCSAILGGAIQCHVTVNGIGERAGNASLEEVVTALKVLYGYETNVRMEKLYEVSRVVSRLMKIPVPPNKAIVGDNAFAHEAGIHVDGLIKNTETYEPIKPEMVGNRRRIILGKHSGRKALKYKLDLMGIKVNEEQLNQIYNKIKELGDLGKYISDADLLAIIREVLGKDIEEKVKLDELTVVSGNKITPIASVKLHHIGEDIFLIETAYGIGPVDAAINAIKKAISGVADIKLEEYRVEAIGGGTDALVEVIVKLRKGSEIVEVRKSDVDIIRASVNAVMEGINMLLN; via the coding sequence ATGAAGAAAGTGAGAATTTTTGATACAACACTTAGAGATGGAGAACAAACTCCGGGAGTTTCTTTAACTCCTAATGATAAGTTAGAGATAGCAAAAAAATTGGATGAACTTAGAGTAGATGTTATAGAGGCAGGTTCTGCAATGACATCAAAAGGAGAAAGAGAAGCAATAAAATTAATAACAAAAGAGGGTTTAGACGCTGAAATATGTTCATTTGTTAGAGCTTTGCCAATTGACATAGATGCCGCCTTAGAGTGTGATGTGGATAGCGTTCATTTAGTAGTTCCTACATCTCCAATCCATATGAAATATAAGTTAAGAAAGACAGAAGATGAGGTTTTAGAATCTGCTTTAAAGGCAGTTGAATATGCTAAGGATCACGGATTAATAGTAGAATTGTCTGCAGAAGATGCTACAAGGAGTGATGTTAATTTTTTAATAAAGTTATTTAATGAGGGGGAAAAGGTAGGGGCGGATAGAGTTTGTGTTTGCGACACTGTAGGAGTTTTAACTCCTCAAAAAAGCCAAGAATTATTTAAAAAAATAACTGAAAATGTTAATTTGCCAGTATCCGTTCATTGCCACAATGACTTTGGAATGGCTACTGCAAATACATGCTCTGCTATCTTAGGAGGAGCAATTCAATGCCATGTAACGGTTAATGGAATTGGAGAAAGAGCAGGAAATGCCTCATTGGAAGAGGTTGTAACTGCCTTGAAAGTATTATATGGATATGAGACAAATGTAAGAATGGAAAAGTTGTATGAGGTTTCAAGAGTCGTTTCAAGATTGATGAAAATTCCTGTTCCTCCAAACAAGGCAATTGTTGGAGATAATGCATTTGCTCATGAGGCGGGAATACACGTTGATGGTTTAATAAAGAATACTGAAACTTATGAACCTATAAAACCAGAAATGGTTGGAAATAGGAGGAGAATTATATTAGGAAAGCATTCTGGTAGAAAGGCTTTAAAGTATAAACTTGACTTAATGGGCATAAAGGTTAATGAAGAGCAGTTAAATCAAATATACAATAAAATCAAAGAATTGGGAGATTTAGGTAAATATATCTCAGATGCTGATTTATTAGCTATAATTAGGGAGGTTTTAGGTAAGGATATAGAAGAAAAAGTTAAATTAGATGAATTAACAGTTGTTTCTGGTAATAAGATAACTCCAATTGCCTCAGTTAAACTTCATCACATAGGGGAGGATATATTCTTAATTGAAACTGCCTATGGAATAGGTCCAGTAGATGCGGCAATAAATGCAATAAAAAAGGCTATAAGTGGAGTAGCAGATATTAAGTTGGAAGAGTATAGAGTTGAGGCAATTGGTGGAGGAACAGATGCGTTAGTAGAGGTTATAGTTAAGTTAAGAAAAGGTTCTGAAATTGTAGAAGTTAGAAAATCAGATGTAGATATTATTAGGGCATCTGTAAATGCTGTTATGGAAGGAATTAATATGCTATTAAATTAA
- a CDS encoding radical SAM protein — MIERALILDGYTDEPAGLGVPPYIGLYPRYAYGVLDKYNVNVDYITIDKFREIRNNFDLNKYDAIICICGFHTPGKYLNANPATLKEFVSILYKYDGIKILGGPAATKYGSSMIGGKIVDEKKYKEFFDVVVEGDLEAVLKELLENRSIENIDFNVHRSYEELREYAIRGAKVVKKHPNYPYIIAEIETYRGCSRALTGGCSFCTEPRRFGLPKFRDEKSIIEEIKALYNEGIRYFRIGRQPCIYSYKAIDSEKEEVPKPNVEAIEKLFKGIWNVSNPKVLHIDNANPAVIARHEDESREITKILVKYCTSGNVAAFGVESFDEKVIKANNLLTTPEDVLKAVEILNEIGGKRGETGLPYLLPGINLLFGLKGESKRTFSINFEYLKEIYDRGFMIRRINIRQVVPFFGTDITLKDVKKAEKRKKLFLWFKEKIREEIDNKMLKRVIPKGTILKDVFVELKDKENLYFGRQFGSYPILVGIKDKNLKIGQFVDIEVIDYGRRSITGKVIRTKTN, encoded by the coding sequence ATGATAGAAAGAGCGTTAATTTTAGATGGATATACAGATGAGCCAGCAGGTTTGGGAGTTCCCCCATATATTGGACTATATCCAAGATATGCCTATGGTGTCTTAGATAAATACAATGTTAATGTAGATTATATAACTATTGATAAATTTAGAGAAATTAGAAATAATTTTGATTTAAATAAATATGACGCAATAATATGCATTTGCGGTTTTCACACGCCGGGGAAGTATTTAAATGCTAATCCTGCTACTTTAAAAGAGTTTGTTTCCATATTATATAAATATGACGGAATAAAAATTTTAGGCGGACCAGCGGCAACAAAATATGGTTCATCTATGATTGGTGGAAAGATAGTTGATGAAAAAAAATACAAAGAATTTTTTGATGTAGTTGTTGAAGGTGACTTAGAGGCAGTTTTAAAGGAATTATTAGAGAATAGAAGTATAGAAAATATTGATTTTAATGTGCATAGAAGTTATGAAGAGTTAAGAGAGTATGCCATTAGAGGAGCAAAAGTTGTTAAAAAACATCCAAATTATCCTTATATAATTGCAGAGATTGAAACATATAGAGGATGTTCAAGGGCATTAACAGGAGGATGTTCTTTCTGTACAGAGCCAAGAAGGTTTGGACTTCCAAAATTTAGAGATGAAAAATCTATAATAGAAGAGATTAAGGCATTATACAATGAAGGAATAAGATATTTTAGAATTGGAAGACAGCCATGTATTTATTCCTATAAAGCAATTGATTCTGAAAAGGAAGAGGTTCCAAAACCTAATGTTGAAGCAATTGAAAAGTTGTTTAAAGGAATATGGAATGTTTCAAATCCTAAGGTTTTACACATAGATAATGCCAACCCAGCAGTAATAGCAAGACATGAAGATGAAAGTAGAGAGATTACAAAAATTTTGGTTAAATATTGCACATCTGGAAATGTTGCCGCTTTTGGAGTTGAAAGTTTTGATGAAAAAGTAATTAAAGCAAATAATTTATTAACTACACCAGAAGATGTTTTAAAGGCCGTAGAAATTTTAAATGAAATTGGAGGAAAAAGAGGAGAGACAGGATTACCTTATTTATTACCGGGAATAAATTTACTGTTTGGCTTAAAAGGAGAGAGTAAAAGAACATTTTCTATAAATTTTGAATACTTAAAAGAGATATATGATAGAGGATTTATGATTAGAAGAATAAACATAAGGCAAGTAGTTCCATTTTTTGGAACTGATATAACTCTAAAAGATGTAAAAAAGGCAGAAAAAAGAAAAAAACTATTTTTATGGTTTAAAGAAAAAATTAGAGAGGAGATAGATAATAAAATGCTTAAAAGAGTTATACCAAAAGGAACAATTTTAAAGGATGTATTTGTAGAATTAAAAGATAAAGAAAATTTATATTTTGGAAGACAGTTTGGAAGTTATCCTATTTTAGTAGGAATTAAAGACAAAAATCTTAAAATAGGACAATTTGTTGATATAGAAGTTATAGATTATGGTAGAAGATCTATTACTGGGAAAGTAATTAGAACAAAAACTAATTAA
- a CDS encoding 2-oxoacid:acceptor oxidoreductase subunit alpha, with product MRVDFIQGNHACALGAIKAGCRFFAGYPITPSTEIAEIMARELPKVGGYYVQMEDELGSIAAVIGASWGGLKAMTATSGPGFSLMQENIGFGYMTETPCVIVNIQRGGPSTGQPTMASQGDMMQCRWGSHGDYEVIALAPSSVQEMYDFTIIAFNYAEKYRIPVFVMADEIVGHMREKVVLHDNIEIINREKPKEKPLKIVYPFDKLIPEMPVFGEGYNVHITGLTHDERGYPDVSPETHDKLVRRLVNKIRKNKDDIIRWEGDNLDAEIMFVCYGTPSRTVKHTVNKLRNEGVDVGYIRLITVYPFPDELLKKLKAEKVIVPEMNLGQIYYEVERVCKKADEVILVDKIGGELHRPEELERAVFE from the coding sequence ATGAGAGTAGATTTTATTCAGGGTAATCATGCATGTGCATTAGGTGCTATAAAGGCAGGGTGTAGATTTTTTGCTGGCTATCCTATAACACCATCTACTGAGATAGCAGAGATAATGGCAAGAGAGTTGCCAAAAGTTGGGGGCTATTATGTTCAAATGGAGGATGAACTTGGAAGTATTGCAGCAGTTATCGGAGCAAGTTGGGGTGGTTTAAAGGCAATGACTGCCACTTCTGGACCAGGATTTAGTTTAATGCAGGAAAATATTGGATTTGGATACATGACAGAAACGCCTTGTGTTATAGTTAATATTCAGAGAGGAGGCCCCTCAACAGGACAGCCAACAATGGCAAGTCAAGGAGACATGATGCAATGTAGATGGGGTAGTCATGGAGATTATGAAGTTATTGCATTAGCCCCAAGTTCAGTTCAAGAAATGTATGATTTTACTATAATTGCCTTTAACTATGCTGAAAAATATAGAATTCCTGTATTCGTTATGGCTGATGAAATCGTTGGACACATGAGAGAAAAAGTTGTATTACACGATAATATTGAAATTATAAATAGAGAAAAACCAAAAGAAAAACCTTTAAAGATAGTATATCCTTTTGATAAATTAATACCAGAAATGCCAGTATTTGGAGAAGGGTATAATGTTCATATAACTGGATTAACTCATGATGAGAGAGGTTACCCAGATGTTTCTCCAGAAACTCATGATAAGTTAGTTAGAAGGTTAGTAAATAAAATAAGAAAAAATAAGGATGATATAATTAGATGGGAAGGAGATAATTTAGATGCTGAAATAATGTTTGTTTGTTATGGAACCCCTTCAAGAACTGTAAAACATACTGTAAATAAATTAAGAAATGAAGGAGTTGATGTAGGATATATAAGGTTGATAACTGTCTATCCATTCCCAGATGAGTTGTTGAAAAAGTTAAAGGCAGAGAAAGTTATAGTTCCAGAGATGAACTTAGGGCAGATATATTATGAAGTTGAAAGAGTTTGTAAAAAGGCAGATGAAGTTATTTTAGTTGATAAAATTGGTGGAGAGTTGCATAGACCAGAAGAATTAGAAAGGGCTGTTTTTGAGTAA
- a CDS encoding acetolactate synthase large subunit yields MKGSEAIIKALEAEGVKIIFGYPGGAMLPFYDALYDSDLVHILTRHEQAAAHAADGFARASGEPGVCVSTSGPGATNLVTGIATAYADSSPVIALTGQVPTKLIGNDAFQEIDALGLFMPITKHNFQIKKTEEIPEIFRSAFEIATTGRPGPVHIDIPKDIQDGEIDIEKYPIPAKVDLPGYKPKTVGHPLQIKKAAKLIAEAEKPVILAGGGVIISGASEELIKLSEFVKIPVCTTLMGKGSFPEDHPLSLGMVGMHGTKAANYAVTECDVLIAIGCRFSDRVTGDVRHFAPEAKIIHIDIDPAEIGKNVRADIPIVGDAKNILRDLLIVLTTLEIKSKEDWLERIFELKKMSIPMMDFDDKPIKPQRFVKDLMEVLQEIDSKLKNTIVTTDVGQNQMWMAHFFKTKMPRSFLASGGLGTMGFGFPAAVGAKVAKPYANVISITGDGGFLMNSQELATIKEYNIPVVICIFDNRTLGMVYQWQNLYYGQRQSEVHLGESPDFVKLAESYGVKADRITSPDEIKEKLKEAILSNEPYLLDVVIDPAEALPMVPPGGKLTNIVQPIRVEPKIKRAAFEEIKKIREIATIREY; encoded by the coding sequence ATGAAAGGTTCAGAAGCAATTATAAAAGCATTGGAAGCAGAAGGTGTTAAGATTATATTTGGTTATCCAGGAGGAGCAATGTTACCTTTTTACGATGCACTATATGATAGTGACTTAGTTCATATACTCACAAGACATGAACAGGCTGCAGCACATGCAGCAGATGGATTTGCAAGAGCGAGCGGAGAGCCAGGAGTTTGTGTTTCTACATCTGGACCAGGGGCTACTAACTTAGTTACTGGAATAGCTACAGCTTATGCAGATTCTTCTCCAGTTATTGCTTTAACAGGACAGGTTCCAACCAAATTAATAGGTAATGATGCATTTCAAGAAATTGACGCTCTTGGCTTATTTATGCCTATAACAAAACATAATTTCCAAATAAAAAAGACAGAAGAAATTCCTGAAATTTTTAGATCAGCCTTTGAAATTGCCACAACTGGGAGGCCTGGACCAGTTCATATAGACATTCCTAAGGATATTCAAGATGGAGAAATTGATATTGAAAAATATCCAATTCCAGCAAAGGTTGATTTACCAGGATATAAACCAAAAACTGTTGGGCATCCCTTACAGATAAAAAAAGCGGCAAAGTTAATAGCAGAGGCAGAAAAACCAGTAATATTAGCAGGAGGAGGAGTTATAATTAGTGGGGCATCAGAAGAGTTAATTAAATTATCTGAGTTTGTTAAAATTCCAGTTTGTACAACTTTAATGGGTAAAGGTAGTTTTCCAGAAGATCATCCTCTATCCTTGGGAATGGTTGGAATGCATGGAACCAAAGCTGCAAATTATGCAGTTACAGAATGTGATGTCTTAATAGCAATTGGATGTAGATTTTCCGATAGAGTTACTGGAGATGTCAGACACTTTGCCCCAGAGGCTAAAATAATACATATAGATATAGATCCAGCAGAAATTGGAAAGAATGTTAGGGCAGATATTCCAATAGTTGGAGATGCCAAAAATATATTAAGAGATTTATTAATAGTATTAACAACTTTAGAGATAAAGAGTAAAGAGGATTGGTTAGAGAGAATTTTTGAATTAAAAAAGATGTCTATTCCTATGATGGACTTTGATGATAAGCCAATAAAGCCACAAAGATTTGTTAAAGATTTAATGGAAGTTTTACAGGAGATAGATTCAAAATTAAAAAATACTATTGTTACTACTGATGTAGGACAAAATCAAATGTGGATGGCTCATTTCTTTAAAACAAAAATGCCAAGAAGTTTCTTAGCCTCTGGTGGTTTGGGAACTATGGGCTTTGGATTTCCTGCGGCAGTAGGGGCTAAGGTTGCTAAGCCATATGCTAATGTTATCTCTATTACTGGAGATGGCGGCTTCTTAATGAATTCACAAGAGTTGGCAACAATTAAAGAATATAACATTCCAGTAGTTATTTGCATATTTGACAATAGAACATTGGGTATGGTCTATCAATGGCAGAATTTATACTATGGACAGAGACAGAGTGAGGTACATTTAGGAGAGAGTCCTGATTTTGTTAAGTTGGCTGAGAGTTATGGTGTTAAAGCAGATAGAATTACAAGTCCAGATGAAATTAAAGAAAAATTAAAAGAGGCTATATTGAGCAATGAGCCATATCTCTTAGATGTTGTTATAGATCCTGCTGAGGCTTTACCAATGGTTCCTCCTGGAGGGAAATTGACAAATATAGTCCAACCAATTAGAGTGGAGCCAAAGATTAAAAGAGCTGCATTTGAAGAGATTAAAAAAATAAGAGAAATCGCTACAATTAGAGAGTATTAA
- a CDS encoding peptidylprolyl isomerase — MIKKGDYVKVDYILVVDGKVIDTSIEDVAKENGIYSPEREYEPLGFIVGEGNLIEGFEEAVLNMEEGEEKTVTIPPEKGYGFRDERLIQEIPKEMFDTADFEPEEGMLILANGVPAKIIKVTDDTVVLDFNHELAGKELTFTIKVCEVNPSEE; from the coding sequence TTGATTAAAAAAGGAGATTATGTAAAAGTTGACTACATTTTAGTCGTAGATGGGAAAGTAATTGATACATCAATTGAAGACGTAGCAAAAGAAAATGGAATATACTCACCAGAAAGAGAATACGAACCATTAGGTTTTATAGTTGGCGAAGGAAATTTAATTGAAGGTTTTGAAGAGGCAGTTTTAAATATGGAAGAGGGTGAAGAAAAAACTGTTACAATTCCTCCTGAAAAAGGTTATGGATTTAGAGATGAGAGATTAATCCAAGAAATTCCTAAGGAGATGTTTGACACTGCTGATTTTGAGCCAGAAGAAGGAATGTTAATTTTAGCAAATGGAGTTCCTGCAAAGATAATAAAAGTTACTGACGATACAGTTGTCTTGGATTTCAATCATGAACTGGCTGGGAAAGAATTAACATTTACAATAAAAGTGTGTGAAGTAAATCCAAGTGAAGAATAG
- a CDS encoding UbiA family prenyltransferase, with product MKKLKDYFELMRVKNCITAGIGGFIGYLISSNCFIDLKISILVFLVVFLICAYGNVINDIFDIEIDKINKPSRPLPSGRVKLKEAKTFSFVLLIVGLILSVFINIYGLIIALINATFLYLYAKKYKRYKLIGNFIVGYLTGSVFLFGGVAGKNIIPVIILFLCSMFAIWGREIIKDFEDMEGDKKEGVISLPIKYGKKSLYFASLLILLSVILSPLPYIFKIFGIYYLILITMCDILFILSIFLLLKNPNRDNSAKISKFLKIIMNIVLLSFIVGAIRL from the coding sequence ATGAAAAAATTAAAAGATTATTTTGAGTTAATGAGAGTTAAGAATTGCATAACTGCTGGTATTGGAGGATTTATTGGTTATTTAATCTCATCCAATTGTTTTATAGATTTAAAAATATCAATTTTAGTATTCTTAGTAGTATTTCTTATTTGTGCTTATGGAAATGTAATAAACGATATATTTGACATAGAAATTGATAAGATAAATAAACCTTCTCGCCCATTGCCATCTGGAAGAGTTAAATTAAAAGAGGCAAAAACATTTTCATTCGTTTTATTAATTGTTGGTTTAATCTTATCTGTATTTATAAATATCTATGGGTTAATTATTGCCTTAATTAATGCTACTTTTTTATATCTGTATGCAAAAAAATATAAAAGATATAAGTTAATTGGAAACTTTATTGTAGGTTATTTAACTGGCTCAGTATTTCTATTTGGTGGAGTTGCAGGAAAAAATATAATTCCAGTTATTATTTTGTTCTTATGCTCTATGTTTGCAATTTGGGGTAGAGAGATTATTAAAGATTTTGAAGATATGGAAGGAGATAAAAAAGAGGGAGTTATATCTTTACCAATAAAGTATGGTAAAAAATCTTTATACTTTGCCTCTTTGTTGATACTATTATCTGTTATTTTAAGTCCTCTACCCTATATATTTAAAATTTTTGGAATATATTACCTAATTTTAATAACTATGTGTGATATTTTATTCATACTTTCAATTTTCTTATTACTAAAAAATCCTAATAGAGATAACTCTGCAAAGATTTCAAAATTTTTAAAAATTATAATGAACATAGTTCTACTGTCATTTATAGTGGGAGCAATAAGATTATAA
- a CDS encoding nascent polypeptide-associated complex protein, giving the protein MFPGRVNPRMLKKMQKMMKDFGMETEDLNPKKVIFVFDDEEWVFDEPKVQVMDILGVKTYSITGKPKKVKKENIEEEEVKIEITEEDIELVANQCNVSKELAKKALEECNGDIAEAILKLEEEKN; this is encoded by the coding sequence ATGTTTCCAGGAAGAGTAAATCCGAGAATGTTAAAAAAAATGCAAAAAATGATGAAAGATTTTGGAATGGAGACAGAAGATTTAAACCCAAAAAAAGTTATATTTGTATTTGATGATGAAGAGTGGGTTTTTGATGAGCCAAAGGTTCAGGTTATGGATATTTTAGGGGTTAAAACATACTCAATTACTGGAAAGCCAAAAAAAGTTAAGAAAGAAAATATAGAGGAGGAAGAAGTAAAGATAGAAATTACTGAGGAGGATATAGAATTAGTTGCCAATCAATGCAATGTTTCAAAAGAATTGGCTAAAAAGGCATTGGAAGAATGTAATGGAGACATTGCCGAGGCAATATTAAAGTTAGAAGAAGAGAAAAATTAA
- a CDS encoding pyridoxamine 5'-phosphate oxidase family protein encodes MVKLSEDMVKSLENEIVFLATSSKDGIPNVSAIRAVKVLDAEKGIVLIADNYMNKTLKNILENPNVALTTANCKDVPYQYKGKAEYYTEGEYLKIAEEVDKALKPELKPKGAVVIKITEIYNLKSGPDAGKLIAKDE; translated from the coding sequence ATGGTAAAACTAAGTGAAGATATGGTAAAATCCTTAGAGAATGAGATAGTATTTTTAGCCACAAGTTCAAAGGATGGAATTCCTAATGTTTCAGCAATTAGGGCTGTAAAGGTTTTAGATGCTGAAAAGGGAATTGTATTAATCGCAGATAACTATATGAACAAAACTCTGAAAAATATCTTAGAAAATCCTAATGTTGCATTAACAACTGCAAACTGTAAAGATGTTCCATATCAATATAAGGGAAAGGCTGAGTATTACACTGAGGGAGAATATTTAAAAATCGCTGAAGAAGTAGATAAAGCATTAAAACCTGAATTAAAACCAAAAGGAGCAGTAGTTATAAAAATAACTGAAATATATAATTTAAAATCTGGACCAGATGCTGGTAAGTTAATAGCAAAGGATGAATAA
- a CDS encoding Mrp/NBP35 family ATP-binding protein, which produces MVECEGKCESCQLKDSCPDTKKLLAQQDAKIRENMKKIKHKIVILSGKGGVGKSTVTVNLAAALNLMGKKVGILDADIHGPNIPKMLGVENVQPMAGPAGIFPITTKDGIKTMSIGYLLPDDKTPVIWRGPRVSGAIRQFLADVVWGELDYLLIDTPPGTGDEQLTIMQSIPDIDGAIIVTTPEEVALLDVKKSITMAKMLNIPIIGVIENMSGFVCPYCNNVVDIFGRGGGEKASKEFGVEFLGRIPLDIKAREASDKGIPMVLLDCKASEEFKKIVKRIVEKVEGKED; this is translated from the coding sequence ATGGTAGAATGTGAAGGAAAATGTGAATCATGCCAGTTAAAAGATTCTTGCCCAGATACAAAAAAACTCCTTGCTCAACAAGATGCAAAAATTAGAGAAAATATGAAAAAAATAAAGCATAAAATAGTTATTTTAAGTGGTAAGGGAGGTGTTGGAAAATCTACTGTAACCGTTAATTTGGCGGCGGCATTAAACTTAATGGGCAAAAAGGTTGGAATATTAGATGCTGATATTCACGGACCAAATATCCCAAAGATGCTTGGAGTTGAAAATGTTCAGCCAATGGCTGGTCCAGCAGGGATATTTCCAATAACTACAAAAGATGGAATAAAGACAATGTCAATTGGTTATCTACTTCCAGATGATAAAACTCCTGTTATTTGGAGAGGTCCAAGAGTTAGTGGGGCTATTAGACAGTTTTTAGCAGATGTTGTTTGGGGAGAACTTGATTATTTATTAATTGATACTCCTCCTGGAACTGGGGATGAGCAATTAACAATTATGCAATCAATTCCAGATATTGATGGGGCTATAATTGTTACCACTCCAGAAGAAGTAGCTTTGTTAGATGTTAAAAAATCAATAACTATGGCTAAGATGTTAAATATACCAATTATTGGAGTTATAGAAAATATGAGTGGATTCGTCTGTCCTTACTGTAATAATGTAGTTGATATATTTGGTAGAGGAGGAGGAGAAAAAGCATCTAAAGAATTTGGAGTTGAATTTTTAGGTAGAATTCCTTTAGACATTAAAGCAAGAGAGGCGAGTGATAAAGGAATTCCTATGGTTCTACTTGACTGTAAAGCAAGTGAGGAGTTTAAAAAAATAGTTAAAAGAATTGTTGAAAAAGTTGAAGGTAAAGAAGATTAA
- a CDS encoding thymidylate synthase: MYIKKPSVASAYECLVKEILKNGNVIITEDGQRCKEILNVLVEITNPKLKTISSKYPFGKNTIESYTKQLLYGSESEGEFVYNYYERIREYPSYDKKLKNDQIEYVIKKLNSNPTSRRCVISLWNPFLDQKVKDVPCLNHITFTKRENNLYMTVVFRSNDILLAFHSNALGLIKLGELVAEKTNSELKRYTHFIVNAHIYIDRDKTEIEKYFPECLKYI; encoded by the coding sequence ATGTATATTAAAAAACCTTCAGTTGCCTCAGCATACGAATGTTTAGTTAAAGAAATATTAAAAAATGGGAATGTAATAATAACGGAGGATGGGCAGAGATGCAAGGAGATATTAAATGTTTTAGTTGAAATAACCAATCCAAAATTAAAAACAATAAGTAGTAAATATCCATTTGGAAAAAATACAATAGAAAGTTACACTAAACAATTATTATATGGTTCTGAAAGTGAAGGAGAATTCGTTTATAACTATTACGAGAGAATTAGAGAATATCCAAGTTACGATAAAAAATTAAAAAATGACCAAATTGAATATGTTATAAAAAAACTTAATAGTAATCCAACATCAAGAAGATGCGTTATATCCTTATGGAATCCATTTCTTGACCAAAAAGTTAAAGATGTTCCTTGCTTAAACCATATAACTTTTACTAAAAGAGAAAATAATCTATATATGACTGTGGTTTTTAGAAGTAACGATATATTATTAGCTTTTCACTCAAATGCCTTAGGATTAATAAAATTAGGGGAACTTGTTGCTGAAAAAACAAATTCAGAATTGAAAAGATATACTCATTTTATAGTTAATGCCCACATCTACATAGATAGAGATAAAACTGAGATTGAAAAATACTTTCCAGAATGTTTGAAATATATTTAA